In one window of Tubulanus polymorphus chromosome 3, tnTubPoly1.2, whole genome shotgun sequence DNA:
- the LOC141902733 gene encoding uncharacterized protein LOC141902733 isoform X3: protein MAMDNHCTKDIKAIEKGQQLIESQRVQACSILIKSGIVYLTGLVGAAMKKKISYSYQISLSQTTGEFRNSHCECPAGKGPNGTCKHVAAVLLMFANFVSSDGPNAPEILKSCTENLQTFHKPKSVYTGSPVKAGDLPLSKSKKREVSMEDPRPVKYRKSAGYEDYVRGIVLNYCSVSSLDLPIKYKYKKADIKTAAIDHDYLKKTLLEYWVENSIKLNETQAILLERSTRKQAESSQWFQERQLRLTASRFGEIVSLTKRRNIDKLCKSLHDNIPLRNAAVCHGKTFESKAIAAFEGKFSVKVQPCGLHVRPDIDYLGASPDGLVSEDAIVEVKCPYRGRNELIAPGPYFKFLSAKDKKLKRSHNYYDQIQGQLHICKRKMCYFVVYTHKDLYVERVYHDQKHCELSLLPKLEIFYRKYYSKYLTMHAF from the exons ATGGCAATGGACAACCACTGTACCAAAGACATTAAAGCTATTGAGAAGGGTCAGCAGCTCATAGAATCGCAACGTGTTCAAGCCTGCAGTATTCTCATCAAAAGCGGAATTGTTTATCTGACTGGATTAGTTGGTGCTGCTATGAAAAAAAAG ATCTCATACTCGTACCAGATATCATTGTCTCAAACAACTGGTGAATTCAGAAACAGCCATTGTGAGTGCCCTGCCGGTAAGGGTCCTAATGGGACCTGTAAGCATGTCGCGGCTGTACTTTTGATGTTTGCTAATTTTGTGTCATCAGATGGGCCTAACGCTCCCGAAATACTTAAATCGTGTACGGAAAATCTACAAACATTCCATAAGCCCAAGTCTGTTTATACTG GTTCCCCTGTCAAGGCTGGTGACTTACCtctatcaaaatcaaagaaacgCGAGGTATCAATGGAGGATCCAAGGCCTGTGAAATACCGGAAATCAGCTGGATACGAGGATTATGTCCGGGGAATTGTCCTTAATTACTGCTCTGTATCGTCTTTAGACCTACCCATCAAGTATAAGTACAAGAAAGCCGATATCAAAACAGCAGCAATTGACCATGATTATCTGAAAAAAACTTTGCTTGAATATTGGGTGGAAAACTCTATTAAG TTAAATGAAACACAGGcaatattactagaaaggaGTACTAGGAAGCAGGCAGAATCTAGTCAATGGTTTCAGGAAAGGCAGCTACGATTAACTGCATCTCGTTTCGGTGAAATTGTTTCGCTCACGAAAAGGCGCAATATCGACAAATTGTGTAAATCTCTTCACGATAATATTCCGTTGAGAAATGCTGCTGTTTGCCATGGAAAGACATTCGAAAGTAAGGCGATAGCGGCTTTTGAAGGTAAATTCTCCGTTAAAGTACAGCCTTGCGGACTTCATGTGAGGCCAGATATAGATTATCTAGGCGCGAGCCCAGATGGCCTTGTGTCTGAGGATGCCATTGTTGAAGTGAAATGTCCGTATCGCGgtagaaatgaacttattGCTCCGGGGCCATACTTCAAGTTTCTTAGTGCAAAAGATAAGAAGCTGAAACGTTCGCATAATTACTATGATCAGATTCAAGGACAGTTGCATATTTGCAAACGGAAAATGTGCTATTTCGTTGTTTATACTCATAAGGACCTTTATGTAGAGAGGGTTTATCATGATCAAAAACACTGTGAACTATCTCTGCTTCCAAAATTAGAAATCTTTTATAGGAAGTACTATTCAAAGTATTTAACAATGCATGCGTTCTAA
- the LOC141902733 gene encoding uncharacterized protein LOC141902733 isoform X1 codes for MSENYGSWTVPKLKQELSRRGAVTYGRKINLIERLEAYGRNNDFRGPAITLPQETVPEWPTCGFKQLTNDHKIVLPKFNIDTVTAYFTYRMAMDNHCTKDIKAIEKGQQLIESQRVQACSILIKSGIVYLTGLVGAAMKKKISYSYQISLSQTTGEFRNSHCECPAGKGPNGTCKHVAAVLLMFANFVSSDGPNAPEILKSCTENLQTFHKPKSVYTGSPVKAGDLPLSKSKKREVSMEDPRPVKYRKSAGYEDYVRGIVLNYCSVSSLDLPIKYKYKKADIKTAAIDHDYLKKTLLEYWVENSIKLNETQAILLERSTRKQAESSQWFQERQLRLTASRFGEIVSLTKRRNIDKLCKSLHDNIPLRNAAVCHGKTFESKAIAAFEGKFSVKVQPCGLHVRPDIDYLGASPDGLVSEDAIVEVKCPYRGRNELIAPGPYFKFLSAKDKKLKRSHNYYDQIQGQLHICKRKMCYFVVYTHKDLYVERVYHDQKHCELSLLPKLEIFYRKYYSKYLTMHAF; via the exons ATGTCAGAGAATTACGGGTCATGGACTGTACCGAAGCTGAAACAAGAGTTAAGCCGACGAGGTGCGGTAACCTATGGGAGGAAAATCAACCTAATTGAAAG ATTAGAAGCATACGGCCGTAACAACGATTTTAGGGGACCGGCCATAACATTACCACAAGAAACAGTTCCGGAATGGCCCACATGCGGTTTCAAACAGCTTACAAATGATCATAAGATTGTATTGCCAAAATTCAATATTGACACAGTAACTGCATATTTCACGTATAGAATGGCAATGGACAACCACTGTACCAAAGACATTAAAGCTATTGAGAAGGGTCAGCAGCTCATAGAATCGCAACGTGTTCAAGCCTGCAGTATTCTCATCAAAAGCGGAATTGTTTATCTGACTGGATTAGTTGGTGCTGCTATGAAAAAAAAG ATCTCATACTCGTACCAGATATCATTGTCTCAAACAACTGGTGAATTCAGAAACAGCCATTGTGAGTGCCCTGCCGGTAAGGGTCCTAATGGGACCTGTAAGCATGTCGCGGCTGTACTTTTGATGTTTGCTAATTTTGTGTCATCAGATGGGCCTAACGCTCCCGAAATACTTAAATCGTGTACGGAAAATCTACAAACATTCCATAAGCCCAAGTCTGTTTATACTG GTTCCCCTGTCAAGGCTGGTGACTTACCtctatcaaaatcaaagaaacgCGAGGTATCAATGGAGGATCCAAGGCCTGTGAAATACCGGAAATCAGCTGGATACGAGGATTATGTCCGGGGAATTGTCCTTAATTACTGCTCTGTATCGTCTTTAGACCTACCCATCAAGTATAAGTACAAGAAAGCCGATATCAAAACAGCAGCAATTGACCATGATTATCTGAAAAAAACTTTGCTTGAATATTGGGTGGAAAACTCTATTAAG TTAAATGAAACACAGGcaatattactagaaaggaGTACTAGGAAGCAGGCAGAATCTAGTCAATGGTTTCAGGAAAGGCAGCTACGATTAACTGCATCTCGTTTCGGTGAAATTGTTTCGCTCACGAAAAGGCGCAATATCGACAAATTGTGTAAATCTCTTCACGATAATATTCCGTTGAGAAATGCTGCTGTTTGCCATGGAAAGACATTCGAAAGTAAGGCGATAGCGGCTTTTGAAGGTAAATTCTCCGTTAAAGTACAGCCTTGCGGACTTCATGTGAGGCCAGATATAGATTATCTAGGCGCGAGCCCAGATGGCCTTGTGTCTGAGGATGCCATTGTTGAAGTGAAATGTCCGTATCGCGgtagaaatgaacttattGCTCCGGGGCCATACTTCAAGTTTCTTAGTGCAAAAGATAAGAAGCTGAAACGTTCGCATAATTACTATGATCAGATTCAAGGACAGTTGCATATTTGCAAACGGAAAATGTGCTATTTCGTTGTTTATACTCATAAGGACCTTTATGTAGAGAGGGTTTATCATGATCAAAAACACTGTGAACTATCTCTGCTTCCAAAATTAGAAATCTTTTATAGGAAGTACTATTCAAAGTATTTAACAATGCATGCGTTCTAA
- the LOC141902733 gene encoding uncharacterized protein LOC141902733 isoform X2, which produces MLGVIISILEAYGRNNDFRGPAITLPQETVPEWPTCGFKQLTNDHKIVLPKFNIDTVTAYFTYRMAMDNHCTKDIKAIEKGQQLIESQRVQACSILIKSGIVYLTGLVGAAMKKKISYSYQISLSQTTGEFRNSHCECPAGKGPNGTCKHVAAVLLMFANFVSSDGPNAPEILKSCTENLQTFHKPKSVYTGSPVKAGDLPLSKSKKREVSMEDPRPVKYRKSAGYEDYVRGIVLNYCSVSSLDLPIKYKYKKADIKTAAIDHDYLKKTLLEYWVENSIKLNETQAILLERSTRKQAESSQWFQERQLRLTASRFGEIVSLTKRRNIDKLCKSLHDNIPLRNAAVCHGKTFESKAIAAFEGKFSVKVQPCGLHVRPDIDYLGASPDGLVSEDAIVEVKCPYRGRNELIAPGPYFKFLSAKDKKLKRSHNYYDQIQGQLHICKRKMCYFVVYTHKDLYVERVYHDQKHCELSLLPKLEIFYRKYYSKYLTMHAF; this is translated from the exons atgcttggagtaatcatttcgAT ATTAGAAGCATACGGCCGTAACAACGATTTTAGGGGACCGGCCATAACATTACCACAAGAAACAGTTCCGGAATGGCCCACATGCGGTTTCAAACAGCTTACAAATGATCATAAGATTGTATTGCCAAAATTCAATATTGACACAGTAACTGCATATTTCACGTATAGAATGGCAATGGACAACCACTGTACCAAAGACATTAAAGCTATTGAGAAGGGTCAGCAGCTCATAGAATCGCAACGTGTTCAAGCCTGCAGTATTCTCATCAAAAGCGGAATTGTTTATCTGACTGGATTAGTTGGTGCTGCTATGAAAAAAAAG ATCTCATACTCGTACCAGATATCATTGTCTCAAACAACTGGTGAATTCAGAAACAGCCATTGTGAGTGCCCTGCCGGTAAGGGTCCTAATGGGACCTGTAAGCATGTCGCGGCTGTACTTTTGATGTTTGCTAATTTTGTGTCATCAGATGGGCCTAACGCTCCCGAAATACTTAAATCGTGTACGGAAAATCTACAAACATTCCATAAGCCCAAGTCTGTTTATACTG GTTCCCCTGTCAAGGCTGGTGACTTACCtctatcaaaatcaaagaaacgCGAGGTATCAATGGAGGATCCAAGGCCTGTGAAATACCGGAAATCAGCTGGATACGAGGATTATGTCCGGGGAATTGTCCTTAATTACTGCTCTGTATCGTCTTTAGACCTACCCATCAAGTATAAGTACAAGAAAGCCGATATCAAAACAGCAGCAATTGACCATGATTATCTGAAAAAAACTTTGCTTGAATATTGGGTGGAAAACTCTATTAAG TTAAATGAAACACAGGcaatattactagaaaggaGTACTAGGAAGCAGGCAGAATCTAGTCAATGGTTTCAGGAAAGGCAGCTACGATTAACTGCATCTCGTTTCGGTGAAATTGTTTCGCTCACGAAAAGGCGCAATATCGACAAATTGTGTAAATCTCTTCACGATAATATTCCGTTGAGAAATGCTGCTGTTTGCCATGGAAAGACATTCGAAAGTAAGGCGATAGCGGCTTTTGAAGGTAAATTCTCCGTTAAAGTACAGCCTTGCGGACTTCATGTGAGGCCAGATATAGATTATCTAGGCGCGAGCCCAGATGGCCTTGTGTCTGAGGATGCCATTGTTGAAGTGAAATGTCCGTATCGCGgtagaaatgaacttattGCTCCGGGGCCATACTTCAAGTTTCTTAGTGCAAAAGATAAGAAGCTGAAACGTTCGCATAATTACTATGATCAGATTCAAGGACAGTTGCATATTTGCAAACGGAAAATGTGCTATTTCGTTGTTTATACTCATAAGGACCTTTATGTAGAGAGGGTTTATCATGATCAAAAACACTGTGAACTATCTCTGCTTCCAAAATTAGAAATCTTTTATAGGAAGTACTATTCAAAGTATTTAACAATGCATGCGTTCTAA